GATTGGCTTTCTGGATGCCTATCGGATTTTGGGCGACGAGAAATACTGGAGAGCTTACGAGAACGTCCATCGGTTTCTGATGGATAAGATGATAAACCATCCGGTAGGGGAGTGGTGGCCCCTGATGACCCGACAGGGCGTTCCAATCTGGACGCACATGAGCCATTCCTGGAAGATCAATTACCATACCGTTCGTTCGGTGGTTCAATCCATCCGTCGTCTGGATAATCTGGGTAAGTAATTGATTTTTGAAGAGTTATACTTCTCCTGAAAAGCATTTTGTCCGGCTGACGAAGAAGCATCTCCGGTAGTTTAGTATTAGTAACTACCGGAGATGCTTCTTCGTCAGCCGGACAAAAACGCTATAAGAACCAATCGGTATCGAGCCTTAATTCATGGTCACTTTGACCAGAACCGGCTGATGGTCGGATGGGTAACGCTGTTCTTTGGCGTCGGTCAGGACTCCGTACTTCCAGACTTTGAACGGCTTACTGACGAAGATATAGTCGATACGGTTGTTCATCGGCGCATCAAATTTGAAGCTGTTGAAGGTGCCTTCAGGGCCATAGGCTGGTGTGGCCGTTACATCATGAGCATCGCTCAACAGCGTTTTGATGGTTTGAATCTGTTCGGTTTCGGGCGTCGAGTTGAAGTCGCCTGTCAGAATGACGGGCTCTGCTTTGGCGATCTCCTTGATTTTAGCCACCATCAGTTTCCCTGATTGCCGACGCGCTTCAACACCCTGATGATCGAAATGGACATTGAAAAAGTAGAAGTCCTTTTTGGTTTTCAGATCTGTGAACTTTGCCCAGGTGCTGATGCGGTTGCAACAGGTTGCATCCCAACCCTTACCGGGTTTATCGGGCGTTTCGCTGAGCCAGAAGTTGCCTGACTGAAGCACTTTAAAACGATCTTTCCGGTAGAAAATGGCTGAGTGTTCACCGGCTTCTTTCCCATCATCACGGCCCGCGCCGATAAAGGCATATTCGGGTAGTTCGGCAATGTCGTTCAACTGATCGCGAAGTCCTTCCTGTGTACCAAACAGATCGAACTCATGGAAGCGAATGAGTGCCTTTACGTTCTCCTTCCGATTGGGCCAGGCATTAATGCCATCGTTTTTGGTGTTGTAGCGAAGGTTATACGTGGCTACCGTAATGGGTTCCGATTTTTGGGCAAGTACAGGCTGAGTCATCAGGAAAGTACCCAGAAGAAAAAGAATGATGCGCATGAAAACGAGTGAATTTTAAATGTACATAAACTTACCTCACGGCAACGGTCGGCTGACGCTGCCGTGAGGTAAACGCCTGAAGTAAACTACCAACCCGGATTCTGACCTAATTTGGGGTTAACCAGCAGGTCGTTCGAGGGAATAGGGTAAAGATAAAATTTATCGTCCCATTTACGGGTAATGTTCGTAAGCCAGGTAAGCTCGCCATAGGTGTCGTTTTTGAGCCGTTGTGGATTCGCCACACCGTTTACCGTTTCGGCGACGTTGACATAGGTGACCCCCGCAATTTGTGTGGCGGGTTTCACTTTGTAGAACACCACATCAGGCTTGCCATCTTCGTTGAGGTCCATCGGAGTGTCGAGCGCTGGTACGTAGAAACCATTCCATTGCTGTTCCATTAGCTGACCACGGTTCCAGCGAATAATATCGGCAAACCGAAACCCTTCCAGCGCCAGTTCAATACCCCGTTCGCGACGTACTTCGAGCAGAACCGGGTCTGAAATACCAGGGAAATAATTGGCTTGCAGATAGGGGTCAACGACTGTAGGTTTGGTTGTTAATCCAGCGGTGATGCCAGCCCGTTTCCGAAGGGCCCCTACTGTTTTGGCCCAGTCATCGTTGGTGAGGGTGCCCAATTCCGTTTTGGCTTCGGCATAGTTCAGCAGAATTTCGGCGTAGCGCATCATACTGATGGAGTTGATATTCCGTGATCCACCATCATAATACACGTCATCCAGCGACCATTTGATTGGCATATAGCCAGTGTAGGTGTAGGAGAAAACCGGGGGGCCAGGCTCTACAGCACCTCCGTTGGTGCGGGTGTAGCCTGGGGTCCGAATAGTCTGTTGCAAGCGCTTATCCCGGTTTTTGGTTTCCTGCATGAACGTCATTGTTTCATAGCCCGGCTTCGACGTGAAAGGCGTACCATCGATGTTCAGATAGGTATTGACGAACGTACGGTTTAAACTGACCCGGGCCCCATAGGTAGCGCTGGTCCACCACCAGTTGGCATCGTTATACACGCTCAGCGTAGCGTCGCAGATGTAAGCCAGCATGATTTCGCTGGTGACGGGTGTGGTGCTGGTAAACAACTGCCGGTACGACTTATCAGTACCGCCCGTTTCGCTGATGCTGAAACCCCCTTCTTTCATCACTTTCTCGGCCGCACTGACGGACTCGTTCAGCCACTTATCGGCTGTGCTCCCCAGGTTGTAGCTGGTACGGTATTTCCGGAAGGTTCCTTCGAACAGACAAACACGCGATTTGAACCCATAAGCGACGTATTTTGTGACCAGACTACGGGTGTTATCATTGGTGGTTTTGATGTTCTCACAGGCATAGTTCAGGTCGGCCAGTACGGAGTCCATAACCATGGCCCGAGGGTCACGCGTGTCGTACAGATCAGGATCGTTAACGCCCATCGCCTTGTTGATCCAGGGTACATCGCCAAACCGCTTCACTTTCTCAAAGTAAAACCAGGCTCTGAAAAAACGGGCCAGACCCAGGTAATGTCGTTGATCGGTAGCGGAAATGGACGGACTATTCAGGTTCGCAATGAAGTAATTGATGTTGCGCAACTGACGCCAGTCCCAGCCCGAACTTTGCTGAGGACCATAGGCACCGGGGCGTAAAAAATCAGGAACCTGCGTCCGGACGGCATAATCGGCCATCTGATCACCTTCGTGGATGTCGCTGGCACCCGGAAAAACAGCCGTTGTCGAGCCGTCGTAAAATGAGTTTACGTATAAGTCTAAACCACTGGTGCTGCTGAAGACAGCGCTTTTTGAGGCCGTCGATTGGGGAACCTGCTCCAGCTCATTGCAGCCAACCAGAAACAGAGTTATCAGAAAAAGCCAGCTATATCGAGTAATCATTGTCATGTCGTTTTTAGGTTAGAAAGTGGCCGATATACCCAGGGTGTAACTTTTCAGAATCGGGTAGTTGTTACCGTTACCACTGCTGTTACTGTTAGGATCGCTACTCGTAGGTGGATTTAAAACAGCATCTGACCGGCCAATATTTTCAATGTCGATGTCACGCGTGAGCTTGTACAGAGGTGACCAGGTCAGCAGGTTCTCGCCCGACAGGAACACGCGTCCGCTGTTCATCCCGATCTTCCGAATCAGCGTCCGGGGGAGGTTATAGCCGATCTGGATATTTTTCATACGCAGATAAGCCGCCCGCTGTAAATATTTGGTCTGTGCCTGATACAGTTCGCCCGCGCTGTTCTGCGATACATACCCACGATACCGGGGCAGGTAGGTGTCTGGATTCTCTGGCGACCAGATTTTCCCCAGTTGCCACTCCGGTAATTTGTTGTAGGGGCGGTTGTACTGACCCCAGAAAATGCTGGCTTCAGCACCTGGCCACCAGTCCTGATGACCAACACCCTGGAAGAACGACGAAAAGAAGAAGTTGTTCCAGTCGGCTCCCAGCATGATGCCATACGTGTAGCGAGGAGTTGAGTTGCCAATAATGCGTCGGTCGCCTGGGTTATCCACTGTATTGTCGCCGTAGCTGATCACACCATCGCCGTTCAGGTCCCGGAACTTAATGTCGCCTGGGAGCCACTGGCCGGTATTGGAGGCTTTGTATAGGTTTTGTTTCGGTGATTGAGCTACATCATCGGTAGAGGTAAAGAAACCAGCTGTTTCATACCCCCAGATTTCACCAACTTTCTGACCTACATAATAATCGGAAAGCCGTCGGTTAGGATTATTAAACTTGTCGATGGTAGCTGAGTAGTCGGCCATGGTTAGGCGCACTTCGTAGTTGAACGGCTTGCTTCCTACAGAGAGTTTATCCCGCCAGGTCAGAACGGCCTCCCAGCCTTTGGTTGTTAGGTCGGCGTAGTTGCCTTTCGGCACATCGGTACCGAATACAGCTGGCAGGGTCATCCCTACGGTAAACATGCCCGTTGTTTTACGGATGTAAGCATCACCAGTAAACGTCAGTCGATTGTTCAGCATCGCCAGATCGATACCGAGGTCAGATGTAGTCGAGGTTTCCCAGGTCAGCCCATCGGGAAGAACGGTTGGCTGGCCGGTTTTCTGCGGCTTTACCCCATTCAGGATACGGCCCGACTGGGCGATGCTGAACTGCTCCTGAAATGCATAGGAGGCAATGCTACCGTTGCCCAGTGAACCGTACGACGCTCTGATTTTCAGGTCGGTAATGGCTTTGGGTGATACTTTCCAGAAGGATTCGTTCGATACGCGCCAACCTGCCGATACGGAGGGGAAGAAGGCATACCGCTGATCGGATGGGAACTTCGATGAACCGTCGTAACGGCCGTTCAGTTCGAGCAGATACCGGTCTTTGAACGCATAATTTAATCGGTAAAAGCCGCCCAGAATGGCCCAGGTTTCCATACCACCACTGGTCGTAATCGATTGACCCAGCGCCAGGCTAATATCTTGCGCATCAGAAAAAATCAGCCCGTTTCGAACCACCTCTAGCCGACGGAAATTTGAGTGCTCGTAGTTATAACCCGCCAGCACTTTCAGGTAATGGTTGGGGCTGAAGCGAGGTTCGTATTCCGCATATAAGTTCGTCGCCGTGTAGATCGTCTGGCGGTACAGGTTTTGCAGGTCGTTGTAGTTGGTTCCTACGTATTCGATCACGCCCGGTTTGCGGCTGTAGGGCACTGGCACCCGAGTCCGAAACTCATCATTGTCGGTAGTCTGAAACGTGAAATTGCCTTTGACGCGGAATTTGTCATTGAAAAACGTCGTAGCAAAATCGGCCGTATTCCGAAATACGCGTCGGTCCATATTGATGCCGTTTTTGCCGTACCAGAAATCGCCAACGGTGTAGGCAGCCGAGTAGGTCAATGTGCCATCCGGGTTAAACATCGGGGCATTATTGTGGCCTTCGTCGGAAATGTTCCGCCAGATACCGCCCCCTTCGCCCACGTTCAATGGGTTATGGTACTTCATCGACGAAAAATCGGCATTATTCGTGATTTTCAGCCAGGGGTAGAGCTGGATGGAGCCTTTGGCCCGCAGGCTCATGATCTTGTAATCGTCCGAATTGTACTTGAACAGACCATCCTGGGTATAATAGCGACCGGTTACGTAAAAATCAGCCTTACCGCTGCTGCCCGAGAACGATAGATTGTGCTCCGTAGCGCTGAGGCTTTTCTTGTAAAGTTCGCCATACCAGTCGGTGTTTTCGTAATACACATATTCGCCGGTAGTGGGGTCTACTATGGTCTTTGGGAGGCTGGGGTCGTTGTTCCGACGTTCGAGTTCGGCCAGGTAAGCGGCCGAGAATTTGACCGTCTTGTTGATATTCTGCGGAGTTTGTGCATAGTCGTTCCAGGCCGACCAGCCTTCGTTGAACATCTTGGCGAATGTGTAGCCGTTCGTTACAAAATTAGGAACTGAGGTCGGGCTTTTGATCGAGCGATTCACCGAATACGTTACGCTAGTACGGTCTTTCGTTGGGCTTTTCGTTGTGATCAGTACGACACCAAACGCGCCCCTTGCTCCGTAAATGGCAGCCGAAGCGGCATCTTTTAATACCGACACGCTGGCTACATCATTCGGATTCAGACGGCTCGGATCACCTTCTACACCATCAATCAGCACCAGTGCACTCCCTCCCTGACCGATCGAGGTGGTACCCCGAATGTTGAAGGTAGGCGACTGAATGGGTTTTCCGTCGCCCATCGTTAAGTTGAGGTTTGGAATAGTCCCCTGAAGGCCTTGCGATAAGTTGGGCAGTGAACGGTTTTCAAGTACTTCGCTGGTCACCTGGTCGACGGCACCAGTCAGGTTTACCTTCTTCTGTGTGCCATAACCCACCACAATGACCTCTTCCAATGACTTGGAGTCAGCTTTGAGCGTCAGGCTGATTACACTCTGATTGCCTACCAGAACCTCCTGACTCAGATAACCGACAAATGAGTAGATAAGGGTGGCCTTACCATCGGGCACCGAAATACGGTATTGCCCTTTGGCGTCGGTCGTTGTACCACGCTGCGTGCCTTTAACCACAACACTTACTCCCGGTAGGACTTCTCCTTTGTCGTCGCTGATGGTTCCGGTAATGGTGAGGTCAGCACTGGCAACAACTGGTACCGACAGCGTGTTGATGGAAGGAAGTGTGAATGAGGTACTTTCAATCGTCTTTTTACGAAGAAGGATGCGGGTACCTACCACTTCATACGAAATGCGGAGCGGACTGAGCAGTTCGTCCAGCACTTTAGAAAGTTTACCATTGGCCACATTGACCGACATTTTCTGGTCGGCCCGGATGCTGTTGGTGCTGTACACAAACTTGACATCCGTCTGTTTTTCAAGTCTGTTCAGGATTTTCCAGATCTCGACCGATTCCATTTTCAGCGTGACTTCCTTATTCAGAATTTCCTGAGCGTGTGTGTCGCGGGCGAACGACAGACCATAGCAGAGAGCGAAGAGCAGTAGCTGCACAACCGTTGTCTTCATGGCGTTCCACAAAACCTGTTTTAGGTAAAATTGTCTCGTCATAATAATACGATGTTCATGAAAAAGAGAGATGAGTAATTGGGTAAATTGAGCGTTGGAGGGCAATCGAAAGCGCAACGAATGGTTTTATCCCGCAAAAGTAGGGTTGTCTATATTACCAGTATATTAACTCTATAGGATGGTTTATTAAATTTGTTTTTCTAGTTTTGACAGCCTTCGCCATTAATAAAAAGGGTGGTGCCGCGCCGTTCGTAGCTGGCATTAAGTGACTTACAGACCAGATCAAGCCGTAGATAAAGAGGTAAATCATTGAGGTCGCCATTAAACGCACATTTGTTCAAGGCCTGGTTTTCGACAATGAATTCAATACCGTAGGCTTTGCTGAGCGTAGCGAGTACCTGCCCCAGTGGAACCCGATCAAATACGAACTGGGCTTTGTTGTTGGGAGGTAGCACCATTTGTGGGGTTTCGATTAGTCCAGGTGTCAGTTTCTGTGAGACTTTGTCGAAGGTTATTTTCTGGTTCGGAATCAGAATAACGCCGTTGCGGTTGCCATCCGATTTTCGGGTGTCTTCATACACAGATACTTTGCCTTTACTCACCTGTACTTCAATCGACTTGTCTTGATCATAGGATTTTACCGTAAATCGTGTTCCCAGTACCTGTGTAACCAGATTGCCTGTATGGACAATGAAGGGGCGGGAAGTATCTCGGGTAACATCGAAGGTAGCTTCGCCCTGGAGGTATATTTCCCGCGTTTTTGTGCCGAACTGTTCAGGATAGCTCAGATGGCTTCGCGGGCTAAGCAATACATAACTGCCGTCTTTCAGGCTGATCTTCTCAGCTTTATTCGATGTGTTCTTAATCGTAATATTTCCTATTGATTCGGGGCTTTTGCGAGTAATTGACCGGGCTACCTGCTGCGTATTGAGCTGACGGCTGACGAAGAGCCCGGCAAGGATAAAAAGTAGGATAGAAGCGGCAACCGCGCTGATTCGGAACCAACCATACCGTATCAGAAAAGGTTGTTGACCTAATGTATTGGCGTAAATGCGTTTCCATAAGCGGGTTTGAAGCGTATGTTTTTCGGTAGGATTGATGGTGAGCTGGCTTTGCTCAATCATTCGGTCCGACCACTCACGCATCAGCTTTTCCTCGTCGGGGTTGGTTTCTCCGGCAAGGTATTTCTCGATCAGTTTATCGAAATCATATTGGTTCATAGGATGGTGTGTTTGTGCGGATCAGTTCTGATAAATCCGAAGTTGCTCCTGTAGGACTTTGAGCGACTTGGTGATATGATATTCGACCGCCTTTTCCGACAGGTTGAGTTGCCGGGCAATGCTTTTCACGGGTTGATGCTCGAAACGACTCAACTTAAACACCTCGCAGGTTTTTTCCGGTAGCTTTTTCATGACTTCCTCTACTGCTTTCGATAAATCGGAAAACTGTACGGTTTCATCGGTCAACTCAGCCTGATGCAATTCGTGCAAAATGAGGTACTCCTGATAACGCCGTTGGGTGATTTTCGACTTGATGTAATTTGTTGACAGGTGCTTGATGGACACAACCAGATACGAACTTAGGTGATGAATAGTCGCTTGTTGACGTTTGTTCCAAAGCGATTCGAACAGATCATGCACCAGTTCTTCCGCATCTTCCCGGCTTCCTGTTTCGTGATAGGCCACGCAGAATAACTTATACCAATAGCGATTATATATTTCCTCAAAGGCTTTTTTGTCGCTCGCCTTGAGAAAACAAGTCAATTCAGTGTCGGTTACCTGTGCATTCATTGACTAGAGTTTCGCTGTTTATGTATAGTCAATTAAGTAGCTGAAATCCCTAAATAATTTTTAAAATTATGAGATAAGTACAATATGATGCGTATTTGTAGTTACTTTTCTAGTTAATGATCAACTTAGTTTGAGGAGGTTGGCTACATGCTATAACCTGGAATTGTCCTAAAAACGTATAACTAGTAGATCGTTGGCGCTGGCGTTTGCAGAGAAATGAAAAAAGCCCAGTCTACAACGTAGACCGGGCTTTTGAGGGAATACTGATGGATTATATTAATAACCAGGATTTTGTGCCAGCACATCCTTACCCTGATAGTCGATCTGGGTTTGCGGAATGGGCTGATACTCATCACGTCCTGCCGTGAACTTGCCACCCGAATAAGCCGTCGGCAACAGCTTGCTCTCATAAGCCAGGAAGGCGTTCAGTACCGTGGCCGCCGTGCCCCAACGAACCAGATCATAGAACCGGTGACCTTCTCCCGATAGCTCCAGCTTCCGCTCGAACTGAACAGCGGCACGAGCCGTCGCTTTATCGGCAAACGTTGGATAATTGCTGATCACATAGTTAGCCGCTGGTTTGCCATCCTGCATCACAAAACCGGCAGGGTTAGCTGCCCGCGT
This window of the Spirosoma aerolatum genome carries:
- a CDS encoding endonuclease/exonuclease/phosphatase family protein — protein: MRIILFLLGTFLMTQPVLAQKSEPITVATYNLRYNTKNDGINAWPNRKENVKALIRFHEFDLFGTQEGLRDQLNDIAELPEYAFIGAGRDDGKEAGEHSAIFYRKDRFKVLQSGNFWLSETPDKPGKGWDATCCNRISTWAKFTDLKTKKDFYFFNVHFDHQGVEARRQSGKLMVAKIKEIAKAEPVILTGDFNSTPETEQIQTIKTLLSDAHDVTATPAYGPEGTFNSFKFDAPMNNRIDYIFVSKPFKVWKYGVLTDAKEQRYPSDHQPVLVKVTMN
- a CDS encoding RagB/SusD family nutrient uptake outer membrane protein, which produces MITRYSWLFLITLFLVGCNELEQVPQSTASKSAVFSSTSGLDLYVNSFYDGSTTAVFPGASDIHEGDQMADYAVRTQVPDFLRPGAYGPQQSSGWDWRQLRNINYFIANLNSPSISATDQRHYLGLARFFRAWFYFEKVKRFGDVPWINKAMGVNDPDLYDTRDPRAMVMDSVLADLNYACENIKTTNDNTRSLVTKYVAYGFKSRVCLFEGTFRKYRTSYNLGSTADKWLNESVSAAEKVMKEGGFSISETGGTDKSYRQLFTSTTPVTSEIMLAYICDATLSVYNDANWWWTSATYGARVSLNRTFVNTYLNIDGTPFTSKPGYETMTFMQETKNRDKRLQQTIRTPGYTRTNGGAVEPGPPVFSYTYTGYMPIKWSLDDVYYDGGSRNINSISMMRYAEILLNYAEAKTELGTLTNDDWAKTVGALRKRAGITAGLTTKPTVVDPYLQANYFPGISDPVLLEVRRERGIELALEGFRFADIIRWNRGQLMEQQWNGFYVPALDTPMDLNEDGKPDVVFYKVKPATQIAGVTYVNVAETVNGVANPQRLKNDTYGELTWLTNITRKWDDKFYLYPIPSNDLLVNPKLGQNPGW
- a CDS encoding TonB-dependent receptor, which gives rise to MTRQFYLKQVLWNAMKTTVVQLLLFALCYGLSFARDTHAQEILNKEVTLKMESVEIWKILNRLEKQTDVKFVYSTNSIRADQKMSVNVANGKLSKVLDELLSPLRISYEVVGTRILLRKKTIESTSFTLPSINTLSVPVVASADLTITGTISDDKGEVLPGVSVVVKGTQRGTTTDAKGQYRISVPDGKATLIYSFVGYLSQEVLVGNQSVISLTLKADSKSLEEVIVVGYGTQKKVNLTGAVDQVTSEVLENRSLPNLSQGLQGTIPNLNLTMGDGKPIQSPTFNIRGTTSIGQGGSALVLIDGVEGDPSRLNPNDVASVSVLKDAASAAIYGARGAFGVVLITTKSPTKDRTSVTYSVNRSIKSPTSVPNFVTNGYTFAKMFNEGWSAWNDYAQTPQNINKTVKFSAAYLAELERRNNDPSLPKTIVDPTTGEYVYYENTDWYGELYKKSLSATEHNLSFSGSSGKADFYVTGRYYTQDGLFKYNSDDYKIMSLRAKGSIQLYPWLKITNNADFSSMKYHNPLNVGEGGGIWRNISDEGHNNAPMFNPDGTLTYSAAYTVGDFWYGKNGINMDRRVFRNTADFATTFFNDKFRVKGNFTFQTTDNDEFRTRVPVPYSRKPGVIEYVGTNYNDLQNLYRQTIYTATNLYAEYEPRFSPNHYLKVLAGYNYEHSNFRRLEVVRNGLIFSDAQDISLALGQSITTSGGMETWAILGGFYRLNYAFKDRYLLELNGRYDGSSKFPSDQRYAFFPSVSAGWRVSNESFWKVSPKAITDLKIRASYGSLGNGSIASYAFQEQFSIAQSGRILNGVKPQKTGQPTVLPDGLTWETSTTSDLGIDLAMLNNRLTFTGDAYIRKTTGMFTVGMTLPAVFGTDVPKGNYADLTTKGWEAVLTWRDKLSVGSKPFNYEVRLTMADYSATIDKFNNPNRRLSDYYVGQKVGEIWGYETAGFFTSTDDVAQSPKQNLYKASNTGQWLPGDIKFRDLNGDGVISYGDNTVDNPGDRRIIGNSTPRYTYGIMLGADWNNFFFSSFFQGVGHQDWWPGAEASIFWGQYNRPYNKLPEWQLGKIWSPENPDTYLPRYRGYVSQNSAGELYQAQTKYLQRAAYLRMKNIQIGYNLPRTLIRKIGMNSGRVFLSGENLLTWSPLYKLTRDIDIENIGRSDAVLNPPTSSDPNSNSSGNGNNYPILKSYTLGISATF
- a CDS encoding FecR family protein — translated: MNQYDFDKLIEKYLAGETNPDEEKLMREWSDRMIEQSQLTINPTEKHTLQTRLWKRIYANTLGQQPFLIRYGWFRISAVAASILLFILAGLFVSRQLNTQQVARSITRKSPESIGNITIKNTSNKAEKISLKDGSYVLLSPRSHLSYPEQFGTKTREIYLQGEATFDVTRDTSRPFIVHTGNLVTQVLGTRFTVKSYDQDKSIEVQVSKGKVSVYEDTRKSDGNRNGVILIPNQKITFDKVSQKLTPGLIETPQMVLPPNNKAQFVFDRVPLGQVLATLSKAYGIEFIVENQALNKCAFNGDLNDLPLYLRLDLVCKSLNASYERRGTTLFINGEGCQN
- a CDS encoding RNA polymerase sigma-70 factor — encoded protein: MNAQVTDTELTCFLKASDKKAFEEIYNRYWYKLFCVAYHETGSREDAEELVHDLFESLWNKRQQATIHHLSSYLVVSIKHLSTNYIKSKITQRRYQEYLILHELHQAELTDETVQFSDLSKAVEEVMKKLPEKTCEVFKLSRFEHQPVKSIARQLNLSEKAVEYHITKSLKVLQEQLRIYQN